The Chthonomonadales bacterium genome segment GCCGCGAACGAAGAGGGGTAGCGGCTGAGCCCAGTATATCGGATCCGGATGGCCGCGTCAACCCGATGGCTCGCCTGCATCCCCGGTTGCCGGCACGCGTGTGTTCGTGCGCAGGGCCGGCCCCTGGGGGCCCGGCAGCCCCGCCGCACCGGTTCGGCGGGGCCACGGGCGCTCACCGGAAGGTAGCGACCCCTCAGGAAAGCGGCACTACCCAGATGTTGCGATACGAGACCCGTTCGTGGTCGCCCTGCAGCACCATCGGGCCGGCCTTGACCTCGCCAGGGAAGTCACCGTACTGAATGCCCGTCGGCCCGTTGAACGCCTCATTGTTCTGGACGACAATGCCGTTCTGAAACACGGTGGCGCGAGCCTGCTCGGTCACCTTGCCGTCCGCGTCGAAGCGCGGGGCGCGAAAGACGATATCGTAGGTCTGCCACTCTCCGGCCTTGCGCGAGGCGATGACCCGCGGGGCCTTCTGCGAATAGAGCGCGCCGCACTGGTGCGCTTCGGGTTGCTGGCCGTAGGAGTTGAGGATCTGCACCTCGTAGCGGCCCTGCAGCCCCACTCCGCTGTTGCCGCTGCCGATGGGCTTGCCGTCGCCATCAGCGGGGCAGCGGAACTCCAGGTGCACGTAGGAGTCGCCGAACTCTTCCCTGGAGGTGATGTCGTGCTGTTTCGGGTGCTCGGGCGTGGTGGCGGCCCCGTCCGGCGAGACTTCCCAGGCGGCGGGTTCCTTGGAGCCGCGGCGGAACCAGTTGGCCTTGAGCGTGTCCTCCTTCTCGTCCATGAGCACGATGGCGCCATCCGGCGGGCGAGTGGGTAGGGGGACGGCAACGGGCTGTGGGGCGGCGTCCTGTCGCACGGCGGCGAGGCCCGCGTGCGATAGGGCCCAGGCGCCGGCCACCAGCGCTCCCGCCGCCAGGACGCGTCCGGTTCGCGATGGTCGAGCTCGCATCCTCTGTGGATCTCCTTGTGTCTGGCCTCCGCCGCTGGCCGCGCCGACAGGGCGGCGGGCGGCGCCACGGAAGGTGTTCCCCCGCGGGCGCGCGTTGTCCTTCTCGCCGCCGGCGCCCGTGCGGAGCGGAGTGGGGCGCGCCATCCCGCGCTGCCGGCTCGCGTCACGGCGGCTACGCCGTCGCCCGGCTGCGAGCTCGCGAGCCACCGCAGGCGAGAGGCGGGCGCACGGGGACCCGCCTCATCGGCGCGGCGGGCCCTGGCGCCACGGTTGCTCAAGCGAGCGGGCGAGATCCATGGCCCCCGCCAGGATCGCGTGGGGGGCGGGACTGAGGCCCGACACGCGATCCGGACCCGGCAACAGCGGGCCGAACACGTCCCGACACGCGCTCGCCACTGGGCGCACCACGTCCGCCACTTCCACGCTCCGGCCGGTCTCGGCCGCGATGGAGGTCACGCCATAGTCGCGGATCCCGCATGGAACGATCAGGTCGAAGTGCGCCAGGTCGGGCTGCGCGTTTAGGGCGAACCCGTGGATCGTGACCCAGCGGCTCACCTTGATGCCGATCGCGGCGACCTTTCGCGCGCCGATCCAGACGCCGGTGCGCGGCGCGAACCGTGACGCCTCCAGGTGCCACGTATCCAGCGCGATGATCAGCGCCTCCTCCAGCGCGCGCAGGTAGGC includes the following:
- the lipB gene encoding lipoyl(octanoyl) transferase LipB — translated: MPISTAPFSALWLGRVPYAAAWQLQQELAAARAAADAPDLLLLLEHPPVITLGRAARPEHVLAAPGRLAALGVEVLRTDRGGDVTYHGPGQLVGYPVFDLARRGRDLHAYLRALEEALIIALDTWHLEASRFAPRTGVWIGARKVAAIGIKVSRWVTIHGFALNAQPDLAHFDLIVPCGIRDYGVTSIAAETGRSVEVADVVRPVASACRDVFGPLLPGPDRVSGLSPAPHAILAGAMDLARSLEQPWRQGPPRR
- a CDS encoding DUF1080 domain-containing protein gives rise to the protein MRARPSRTGRVLAAGALVAGAWALSHAGLAAVRQDAAPQPVAVPLPTRPPDGAIVLMDEKEDTLKANWFRRGSKEPAAWEVSPDGAATTPEHPKQHDITSREEFGDSYVHLEFRCPADGDGKPIGSGNSGVGLQGRYEVQILNSYGQQPEAHQCGALYSQKAPRVIASRKAGEWQTYDIVFRAPRFDADGKVTEQARATVFQNGIVVQNNEAFNGPTGIQYGDFPGEVKAGPMVLQGDHERVSYRNIWVVPLS